Proteins encoded by one window of Paenibacillus urinalis:
- a CDS encoding Ig-like domain-containing protein, producing the protein MGSGHASYHHNILLHNSSRNPRVKGTLEDNQNFDFSNNIVYNWNYLSGYGGDQADINIVNNYYKYGPDTLLDKRSIILSQTGANGKLHVSGNVIDGDPAATEDNWIAVNPDTGKELVYEPLQVTPVTLQSAAEAYELVLNQAGAILPKRDSIDARLVNDVRNRTGRQINHPEEVGGWTELASKAAPDDTDLDGMPDTWELEQGLNPNDAADRNGDINDDGYTNLENYLNNIVGSGSINPEVEIVSPEMNALKGQPGKIMINAEASDPDGSIAKVEFYASGVKLGEDTSAPYQWKWDDLPEGSYYITARAVDNSGTKTDSAAVVVHINANGELGAWSSADIGEPGIAGHADLRNGVFTVKGGGNIDPLFAGNSGKTNEDQSFQYVYQQLEGDAEFIARLDQLSETAPHNRSGLMIRSSLSPAAKEAMIGFSVRGDQYCSVFYSRQDEGGQMVQTPPIPSLSTPYWFKLVKEGNTITGYHSADGVAWTEVSSVTMAGLDTFYIGMAVDAGDENNPVENYNTSLFSEVQLLQQ; encoded by the coding sequence GTGGGGAGCGGGCATGCAAGCTATCATCATAACATTTTGCTCCATAACTCAAGCCGTAACCCTAGAGTAAAAGGAACGCTGGAAGACAATCAAAATTTCGATTTCAGCAACAACATCGTGTACAACTGGAATTACCTGAGCGGTTATGGCGGAGATCAAGCAGATATTAACATAGTGAACAACTACTACAAGTATGGACCGGATACGTTATTGGACAAACGGAGCATCATCCTCAGTCAGACCGGGGCGAATGGCAAGCTTCATGTATCAGGCAATGTGATTGACGGAGATCCGGCAGCGACTGAAGACAACTGGATTGCCGTGAATCCGGATACGGGCAAGGAGCTGGTATATGAACCTCTTCAAGTTACACCGGTTACTCTGCAATCTGCAGCAGAGGCTTATGAGCTGGTGCTGAATCAGGCCGGGGCAATTCTGCCGAAACGGGATTCTATCGATGCCAGACTTGTTAATGATGTGCGTAACCGGACAGGAAGACAAATCAACCATCCAGAGGAAGTGGGTGGATGGACTGAGCTTGCCAGCAAGGCGGCACCTGATGATACAGATCTGGACGGAATGCCGGATACGTGGGAGCTTGAGCAGGGCCTCAATCCGAATGATGCTGCGGACCGGAATGGCGACATCAATGATGATGGATATACCAATCTGGAGAACTATTTGAACAACATAGTGGGAAGCGGTTCCATCAATCCGGAGGTTGAGATCGTTTCACCGGAGATGAATGCCTTGAAGGGCCAGCCAGGGAAGATCATGATTAACGCCGAGGCATCTGATCCAGATGGAAGTATCGCCAAAGTCGAGTTTTATGCAAGCGGTGTTAAGCTTGGAGAAGATACATCCGCTCCTTATCAATGGAAATGGGATGACCTGCCGGAAGGCAGCTACTATATTACAGCTCGAGCGGTAGATAACAGCGGTACAAAGACGGACTCTGCTGCAGTCGTCGTCCATATTAATGCTAACGGTGAGCTTGGGGCTTGGAGCTCTGCCGATATCGGTGAGCCGGGCATAGCCGGTCATGCTGACTTGAGAAATGGTGTATTTACAGTGAAAGGAGGAGGGAATATTGATCCGCTCTTCGCCGGTAACAGCGGGAAGACGAATGAAGATCAGTCCTTTCAATACGTATATCAGCAGCTCGAAGGCGATGCAGAGTTCATTGCAAGACTGGATCAGTTGTCTGAGACGGCTCCTCATAATCGTTCAGGACTAATGATCCGCAGCAGCCTAAGTCCGGCAGCCAAAGAAGCGATGATCGGATTTTCGGTTAGAGGCGACCAGTATTGCTCCGTGTTCTACAGCAGACAAGACGAAGGGGGACAGATGGTACAGACCCCACCGATTCCATCGCTGAGCACTCCTTACTGGTTCAAGCTGGTTAAGGAAGGGAATACCATCACCGGCTATCACTCCGCTGACGGTGTAGCCTGGACGGAAGTGTCGTCTGTCACGATGGCAGGGCTGGATACCTTTTATATTGGTATGGCCGTTGACGCGGGAGATGAGAATAATCCGGTAGAGAATTATAATACTTCTCTGTTTTCCGAAGTGCAGCTGTTACAGCAGTAA
- a CDS encoding M42 family metallopeptidase, translating into MENKTKELFKTLTEFPSAPGFERELRAYAKGLMSQYTEEFVQDRLGSLFGVLRGDEQGPRVMVAGHFDEVGFMTSGITEAGMVKFRPIGGWWSQAVLSQRLQIITPDGPITGVVGSTPTHLLSPADRAKPVELDSMYLDIGADNRAEAESWGIKPGMQIVPICEFTPLKNPKKIMAKAWDNRYGVGLAIELLEALHKEKLPNILYSGATVQEELGLRGARTSANLIQPDIFFALDCSAANDMTGDKNAFGHIGHGALLRILDPGMLTHRGVVEYVQDTAETHKIKYQYFISPGGTDAGQVHLSGIGVPSTVIGVCARYIHTSSSILHTDDYDAAKELLIKLVKGLDRTTLNTIIENS; encoded by the coding sequence ATGGAGAATAAAACCAAAGAATTGTTTAAGACGCTCACCGAATTCCCTTCGGCTCCAGGATTTGAGAGAGAGCTTCGTGCATATGCCAAAGGCCTGATGTCCCAATACACGGAAGAATTCGTACAGGATCGGCTTGGCAGCTTGTTTGGTGTACTTCGCGGCGACGAGCAGGGCCCGCGGGTCATGGTGGCTGGTCATTTTGACGAGGTCGGATTTATGACTTCTGGCATCACAGAAGCAGGTATGGTTAAATTCCGCCCGATTGGCGGCTGGTGGAGCCAGGCTGTTCTATCACAGCGTCTGCAAATTATTACTCCAGACGGCCCGATCACAGGTGTTGTAGGCTCAACCCCGACCCATCTGCTGTCTCCAGCTGATCGTGCTAAGCCTGTAGAGCTGGACTCCATGTATCTCGATATCGGTGCAGACAACCGTGCGGAGGCCGAATCATGGGGCATCAAGCCAGGTATGCAAATTGTACCGATCTGCGAGTTTACACCACTCAAGAATCCCAAGAAAATTATGGCTAAAGCCTGGGATAACCGGTATGGTGTAGGACTTGCAATCGAGCTGCTGGAAGCACTGCATAAGGAGAAGCTGCCGAATATCTTGTATTCTGGCGCAACCGTTCAGGAGGAGCTCGGACTGCGTGGTGCACGCACTTCGGCGAATTTGATTCAGCCGGATATTTTCTTTGCTCTTGATTGCAGTGCTGCCAATGATATGACCGGAGATAAGAATGCTTTTGGACACATTGGCCATGGGGCCTTGCTCCGTATCCTCGATCCCGGCATGCTTACACATCGCGGCGTTGTAGAATACGTACAGGATACAGCCGAGACGCATAAGATTAAATATCAGTATTTTATTTCACCAGGGGGAACGGATGCAGGTCAGGTGCACTTGAGTGGTATCGGGGTACCATCGACCGTGATTGGTGTGTGTGCAAGATATATCCACACCTCATCTTCCATTCTTCACACGGATGATTATGATGCTGCCAAGGAGCTGCTCATCAAGCTGGTGAAAGGTCTTGACCGTACAACACTGAATACGATTATCGAGAATTCCTGA
- the sigK gene encoding RNA polymerase sporulation sigma factor SigK, giving the protein MPGIFTAIALFIKELTLLVSYVKNNAFPQPLSEADEAKHLKLMAEGDARSRNLLIEHNLRLVAHIVKKFDNTGEDLEDLISIGTIGLIKAIESFQQGKGTKLATFAARCIENEILMHLRSLKKTRKDVSLHDPIGMDKEGNEITLIDILGTEADEVMDKVQLKIEKSKIYQNLDILDEREKEVVVGRFGLEAGGEERTQREIAKELGISRSYVSRIEKRALMKLYHEFYKAKQ; this is encoded by the coding sequence GTGCCTGGTATTTTTACGGCCATTGCCCTATTTATTAAGGAATTGACACTGCTTGTCTCTTATGTGAAGAACAATGCATTTCCTCAGCCGTTATCAGAGGCAGACGAAGCCAAACATTTGAAGCTGATGGCAGAAGGCGATGCAAGATCGCGTAATCTTCTGATCGAACATAATCTGAGGCTGGTTGCCCATATTGTGAAGAAGTTCGATAACACCGGCGAGGATTTGGAGGATCTTATCTCCATCGGGACGATCGGGCTGATTAAAGCAATCGAAAGCTTTCAGCAGGGAAAAGGGACCAAGCTCGCAACATTTGCGGCCCGTTGTATAGAAAATGAAATACTGATGCATTTGAGGTCATTAAAAAAGACCCGTAAGGACGTATCACTCCACGATCCGATCGGAATGGATAAGGAGGGTAACGAAATTACGCTTATCGATATCCTCGGCACGGAAGCGGATGAGGTCATGGATAAGGTCCAGCTCAAGATTGAGAAGAGTAAAATCTATCAGAACCTCGACATTCTCGATGAACGGGAGAAGGAAGTTGTGGTCGGACGTTTCGGACTTGAAGCTGGCGGAGAAGAACGCACACAGCGTGAAATCGCGAAGGAGCTCGGCATCAGCCGGAGCTATGTATCCCGAATTGAGAAGCGCGCACTAATGAAGCTGTACCATGAGTTTTACAAGGCAAAGCAATGA
- a CDS encoding 5-methyltetrahydropteroyltriglutamate--homocysteine S-methyltransferase yields MIPFHHDHVGSLLRPANLTEAREQYKSGAITLEQLSKVENEEIIRVIDKQKQNGVLGVTDGEFRRSWWHFDFLGGLDGVEYYEKDTGLNFHKMETRKEGIRVTGNIDFSSHPFIAHFQFLNEHAGEAVAKQTIPSPNMLVYRVDQNEEIYPDREAFLQDTIAAYQKAIQAFYDAGCRYLQLDDTAWADLFSEEGHDKLRAKGLDPAEEMKIMQRMINESIANKPEDLVITMHICRGNYKSNFFASGGYDYASETIFGGLNVDGLFLEFDDERSGGFEPLKYVNRPGLKIVLGLITSKSGELEDKEKIKARIAEAAAYVPLEQLCLSPQCGFSSTEEGNILSEEEQWAKLRFVKEIADEIWT; encoded by the coding sequence ATGATACCATTTCATCATGATCATGTAGGAAGTCTGTTGCGTCCTGCGAATTTAACAGAAGCTCGTGAACAGTATAAATCTGGCGCAATTACACTCGAACAGCTGTCAAAAGTAGAGAACGAAGAGATCATTCGGGTTATTGACAAGCAGAAGCAGAACGGTGTCCTGGGCGTTACAGACGGAGAATTCCGTAGAAGCTGGTGGCACTTTGATTTCTTGGGTGGGCTTGATGGTGTGGAGTATTATGAGAAAGATACGGGACTTAATTTTCATAAGATGGAGACGCGCAAGGAGGGTATTCGGGTCACTGGTAACATTGATTTTTCATCGCATCCGTTTATTGCGCATTTTCAATTCCTTAATGAGCATGCGGGGGAAGCGGTAGCGAAACAGACGATACCAAGTCCTAATATGCTGGTTTATCGTGTAGACCAGAATGAAGAGATTTATCCGGATCGCGAAGCTTTCCTCCAGGATACGATTGCCGCTTATCAAAAAGCGATTCAAGCGTTCTACGATGCTGGCTGCCGTTACTTACAATTAGATGATACTGCTTGGGCGGATCTCTTCTCGGAGGAAGGTCACGATAAGCTTCGTGCCAAGGGCCTCGATCCAGCTGAAGAGATGAAGATTATGCAGCGAATGATCAATGAATCCATTGCAAATAAACCTGAAGATCTAGTCATTACCATGCATATTTGCCGGGGTAACTATAAATCCAATTTCTTTGCAAGCGGCGGATACGATTATGCTTCGGAGACCATTTTTGGGGGCCTCAATGTAGACGGGTTATTCTTGGAGTTTGACGATGAGCGTTCCGGAGGTTTTGAACCTCTGAAATATGTAAATCGCCCAGGTTTAAAAATTGTACTGGGGCTAATTACGTCCAAATCAGGCGAACTGGAGGATAAAGAGAAGATCAAAGCACGTATCGCAGAAGCAGCAGCCTATGTGCCGCTCGAACAGCTCTGCTTGAGTCCGCAATGCGGCTTCTCTTCGACAGAGGAAGGAAATATTCTATCGGAAGAAGAGCAGTGGGCCAAGCTTCGCTTTGTTAAAGAAATTGCGGATGAGATTTGGACATAA
- a CDS encoding metal-dependent hydrolase, with protein sequence MMGRTHIIVGTGVSLSLLHMGGISLSIPAAVVALISSVLPDIDEPNSLLVTRVLPNWLLRIVQVTLIAAAAVMGIYGMENYPWNLILAALIAIVSFMPSRSLRQWVMFFIGLGLIVYGGSFHPWNLLVGSLLILITFLPHRGLTHTLYGVGVWTFLLYGSTQAYGDAVWMAGGLSYLLHLIADSLTNRGIKPLPPFKWKIKFKLMSTGTKQGAWVEIFFIGVTFILAWIAFSPLFI encoded by the coding sequence ATGATGGGTAGAACCCATATTATCGTCGGGACAGGTGTCTCGCTCTCACTCTTGCATATGGGAGGAATCAGTCTGTCCATCCCTGCGGCGGTCGTTGCGCTGATCAGTTCGGTGCTGCCTGACATTGATGAACCGAATTCACTGCTGGTGACTCGGGTCCTTCCGAACTGGCTTCTTCGGATCGTACAGGTCACTCTTATTGCTGCGGCAGCAGTCATGGGCATTTACGGGATGGAGAATTATCCGTGGAATTTAATTCTTGCAGCATTAATCGCGATTGTATCCTTTATGCCATCTCGATCACTCAGACAGTGGGTTATGTTTTTTATCGGACTAGGGCTCATTGTTTACGGAGGGAGCTTTCATCCATGGAATTTGCTCGTTGGAAGTCTGCTCATACTGATTACGTTTTTACCTCATCGCGGATTAACTCATACGCTATATGGCGTAGGCGTCTGGACGTTTCTTCTCTATGGATCGACGCAAGCTTACGGCGATGCGGTTTGGATGGCCGGCGGCCTGTCCTATTTGCTTCATTTGATTGCAGATAGTTTAACGAATCGTGGCATCAAGCCGCTTCCTCCATTCAAGTGGAAGATTAAGTTTAAATTGATGAGTACAGGAACGAAGCAGGGGGCTTGGGTCGAAATTTTCTTCATCGGTGTTACATTTATTCTTGCTTGGATCGCATTCTCTCCCCTGTTCATTTAA
- a CDS encoding glycosyl hydrolase family 95 catalytic domain-containing protein: MTAEMKDGNRSSKSMLVTRYPSSWWKSKWREALPSGNGVIGASVYGGVQDETILINHLGLWHGGQIGLLPDVSHTLKDTRRLMDEGRFQEASWVLTRALKEKGYNSTLSAPLPLADLRLSMTGQEAFRHYRRSLNMETGEVAVSWLDGEVAYDRSLFVSRADHMIVYRLKSSVSSIDASLTFDIHPSDNPSRAEQLEALKETTDLAAQGEFMSFAARHENGTDYGAVLRVQTDSGGEVRQEGGGLWVTNAHEVLIFVKVFTEEARSKAWSRLRKELAEVSSSYTELLEAHVLLHKALFSSASVELISSEESENYENRSTEELLLTAYDGKASVSLLEKLWAYGRYLYISSTEENGMPMPLYGLWGGDYRLMWCHYMANENVQMMNWHAPVGGLSSLMKPLFRHYDSLLEIFKENARKLYGARGIFIPAGTTPGIGSPTQIVPVILNWTGAAGWLSRHYYEYYLYTGDEQFLRDEALPFMTEAALFYEDFLTEDEEGLLHIYPSVSPENTPGNYMPDAGESLDHPMPTAINATMDIAIIKELFTNLIEGSRRTGGSEEDIVRWEQILKRLPVYKLNEDGALKEWIHPEFHDRYNHRHLSHIYPVFPGQEFAREESPELFQGLEQAVHMRVLGAQTGWSLAHMSAIYARLGDGEKAIDSLDILTRSCLLTNLFTVHNDWRDMGVSMNKAQAPIQLDASLGITNAIQEMLLYVSPRMVKLLPALSDRLEAGSVRGFRCCTGSISMTWNKRTRSFAAELKAERATDITIVLPDIASKYRLTGVDLNIHASTIYSHTYDIQMEPGQVLYIANEEG; this comes from the coding sequence ATGACTGCAGAGATGAAGGACGGTAATAGAAGCAGTAAAAGCATGCTGGTCACGAGATATCCTTCTTCGTGGTGGAAGAGCAAATGGAGGGAAGCCCTGCCTTCCGGAAACGGGGTCATCGGGGCATCCGTGTATGGAGGTGTGCAGGATGAAACGATCCTGATCAACCACCTCGGTCTATGGCACGGCGGACAGATCGGCCTTCTTCCCGACGTCAGTCATACGCTTAAGGATACACGAAGACTGATGGATGAGGGACGGTTCCAGGAGGCCAGCTGGGTTCTTACCCGCGCGCTTAAGGAAAAAGGGTATAACAGTACACTGTCTGCTCCTCTTCCACTTGCGGATTTAAGACTCTCGATGACAGGTCAGGAGGCATTTCGGCATTATCGGCGCAGCTTGAATATGGAGACGGGAGAAGTGGCCGTATCCTGGCTGGATGGGGAGGTGGCATATGATAGGAGCTTGTTTGTGTCGCGTGCGGATCACATGATCGTATACAGGCTCAAATCTAGTGTTTCCAGCATAGATGCGTCCCTTACGTTCGATATCCATCCAAGTGATAATCCCTCTAGGGCTGAGCAACTGGAAGCTTTGAAAGAGACGACAGATTTGGCAGCACAGGGGGAGTTTATGTCTTTTGCCGCGAGGCATGAGAATGGAACGGATTACGGTGCAGTTCTGAGGGTACAGACAGACAGCGGCGGAGAGGTAAGGCAAGAGGGAGGAGGGCTGTGGGTCACGAATGCTCATGAGGTCCTTATTTTCGTAAAGGTATTTACAGAGGAAGCAAGGAGCAAGGCGTGGTCTCGTCTGAGAAAAGAATTGGCAGAAGTGAGTTCCTCTTACACAGAACTGCTCGAAGCGCATGTATTGCTTCACAAAGCCCTGTTTTCTTCCGCTTCCGTTGAGCTGATCAGCTCAGAAGAGTCTGAGAATTACGAGAACAGATCTACGGAAGAATTGCTTCTAACCGCTTATGACGGTAAGGCCTCTGTCTCTCTGCTTGAGAAATTGTGGGCTTACGGGAGGTATCTCTATATTTCTTCCACTGAAGAGAATGGTATGCCGATGCCTTTATATGGGTTATGGGGCGGAGATTACAGACTGATGTGGTGTCATTACATGGCTAATGAGAATGTGCAGATGATGAATTGGCATGCACCTGTTGGAGGTCTATCCTCTCTGATGAAGCCGTTGTTTCGTCATTATGATTCTCTACTCGAGATCTTTAAGGAGAATGCCCGTAAGCTATACGGTGCCAGAGGCATCTTCATTCCGGCAGGAACGACGCCGGGGATCGGAAGTCCGACCCAGATCGTTCCGGTCATCTTGAATTGGACCGGTGCAGCCGGGTGGCTGTCGAGGCATTATTATGAATATTACCTGTACACAGGAGATGAGCAGTTCCTGAGAGACGAGGCGCTGCCCTTCATGACGGAGGCTGCCTTATTCTATGAGGACTTTCTAACAGAAGACGAGGAAGGGCTGCTCCATATATATCCTTCGGTCTCACCCGAGAATACGCCGGGCAATTACATGCCTGATGCGGGAGAGTCACTGGATCATCCGATGCCGACGGCAATCAATGCTACCATGGACATTGCTATCATTAAAGAGCTGTTCACGAATCTTATCGAAGGCAGCCGAAGAACGGGAGGCAGTGAGGAGGATATTGTTCGCTGGGAGCAGATTCTGAAGCGTCTTCCTGTCTACAAACTGAATGAGGATGGAGCCCTGAAGGAATGGATTCATCCCGAATTTCATGACAGATACAATCACCGGCATCTGTCCCATATCTATCCTGTATTTCCGGGTCAGGAATTTGCGCGCGAGGAAAGTCCGGAACTGTTTCAAGGATTGGAGCAGGCTGTTCATATGCGAGTTCTTGGAGCACAGACCGGCTGGTCGCTGGCACATATGTCTGCGATCTATGCCAGGCTGGGAGACGGTGAGAAGGCGATAGATTCACTGGATATCTTGACCCGCTCTTGTCTCCTTACGAATCTCTTTACGGTTCATAATGACTGGAGAGATATGGGAGTTAGTATGAATAAAGCTCAGGCGCCGATTCAGCTCGATGCGAGCCTCGGGATTACGAATGCTATTCAAGAGATGCTGCTGTATGTATCCCCACGGATGGTGAAGCTGCTGCCGGCACTTTCTGACCGGCTGGAAGCTGGCTCTGTTCGAGGATTTCGATGTTGTACCGGAAGCATTTCAATGACTTGGAACAAAAGGACAAGGAGCTTTGCAGCAGAGCTTAAGGCAGAGCGGGCCACGGATATTACGATTGTTCTTCCAGACATCGCATCTAAATATCGACTAACCGGTGTAGACCTCAATATCCATGCCTCAACGATCTATTCCCACACTTATGACATTCAGATGGAGCCAGGCCAAGTGCTGTATATTGCAAATGAGGAGGGCTAA
- a CDS encoding ABC transporter substrate-binding protein gives MNSRKFYSVMLTLCLSLVWILSACSSGGTGSAGNTGGGEEPGGAAATPVVDNKDGKDTLYVYSNSGDSVESWNERFGDLLKEKFPDYTIEYIPKTNEVGLKELITAGQRIDIYWESIGGFSTYLTDFDLQYDMTELIEQHEIDMNQFEPTIVDAIKQISGDQIWGVPVFNNTMVLYYNKDLFDKFGVDYPVDGMTWDEAAELSKKLTRTEGDKSYVGLSSSETHLLLMNHLSIPYVDPETKKSTLDQDERWKNFYETVFVKPADVPGYREYMQAHENKLPYRKEFLEAQELAMFGWLSSITSVFPDEFSKMNWDMVAMPTFADAPGIGTQAYPTYFSLTKMTENKDAAMEVIKYLVSEEVQTKLSRNGIMPVLNNDSIIEQYGADSVYQGKNYGAAFFNEFAEIPYKSDHDRTINTPYAKAAPRVVLEGDFNTIFREYAEESNQKMTDAGAE, from the coding sequence ATGAACAGTCGCAAATTTTACTCCGTGATGTTGACGCTATGCTTAAGCTTGGTATGGATACTTAGTGCTTGCAGCTCGGGTGGAACCGGAAGTGCAGGCAATACAGGCGGAGGGGAAGAGCCTGGAGGAGCGGCGGCAACTCCTGTTGTGGATAACAAAGATGGAAAAGATACATTGTATGTGTATTCCAACAGCGGAGACTCTGTAGAGAGCTGGAACGAGCGCTTTGGAGATCTGCTGAAGGAGAAGTTTCCGGATTATACGATCGAATACATTCCGAAGACCAATGAGGTTGGTCTGAAGGAATTGATTACAGCGGGTCAGCGTATTGATATTTACTGGGAATCCATCGGCGGATTCTCGACATATCTAACGGACTTCGATCTTCAGTACGATATGACGGAGCTGATTGAACAGCATGAGATCGATATGAACCAATTTGAACCCACCATTGTCGATGCGATTAAGCAGATCTCCGGAGATCAAATATGGGGCGTACCTGTCTTTAACAACACGATGGTGCTGTACTACAACAAGGACTTGTTCGATAAATTTGGAGTCGATTATCCGGTTGACGGAATGACATGGGACGAAGCAGCGGAGCTGTCCAAGAAGCTGACACGTACCGAAGGGGATAAGTCCTATGTCGGCTTATCTTCCTCAGAGACCCATCTTCTTCTGATGAATCATTTATCCATCCCTTATGTCGACCCGGAAACGAAAAAGTCTACACTCGATCAGGATGAGCGTTGGAAAAACTTCTATGAGACCGTATTCGTTAAACCAGCGGATGTGCCCGGCTACCGCGAGTATATGCAGGCCCATGAGAACAAGCTGCCTTATCGTAAGGAATTCCTTGAAGCTCAGGAGCTTGCGATGTTCGGCTGGCTGTCTTCGATCACATCAGTATTTCCTGACGAGTTCTCAAAAATGAACTGGGATATGGTCGCGATGCCGACTTTTGCGGATGCACCTGGAATTGGTACACAGGCCTACCCTACCTACTTCAGTTTAACGAAGATGACGGAGAATAAAGATGCGGCAATGGAAGTCATTAAATATCTCGTCTCGGAAGAAGTACAGACGAAGCTCTCCAGAAACGGAATAATGCCGGTTCTGAATAATGACAGCATTATCGAGCAGTATGGAGCGGACAGCGTATACCAAGGCAAGAACTACGGTGCGGCGTTCTTCAATGAATTTGCGGAAATTCCTTATAAATCGGATCACGATCGCACGATTAATACACCATATGCCAAGGCAGCACCGAGAGTGGTGCTCGAAGGCGACTTCAATACGATCTTCAGAGAATACGCGGAGGAATCTAACCAGAAGATGACAGATGCCGGGGCAGAGTAG
- a CDS encoding Gfo/Idh/MocA family oxidoreductase, giving the protein MILAVKKRYAHVGTGGRASFFYEAIVGSYQDSAELVAFCDSNQTRMNYANNRLAEKFPHYRPIPTYKAADFDEMIRTEKPDVVIVTTIDRTHHHYIIRAMELGCDVITEKPMTVDEDKCQQIIDTVERTGQKVRVTFNYRYSPHATKVRELIRDGVIGDVLHVNFEWLLDTRHGADYFRRWHRDKRNSGGLLVHKSTHHFDLVNFWLNSEPKTVFAMGDLLFYGKENAEKRGVNSFYQRAYGNPAAKEDPFALDLEKSPSLKGLYLDAEHEDGYQRDQSVFGEGISIEDTMNVLVRYKNNAMLNYSLHAYAPWEGHMVSFNGTKGRIQMRIGEKSYVNSGGKQTDEGATRLRQILVQPMWEDAYEVQLENKAGGHGGADPILLEDLFGTPPEDPFHRSASHLDGAMSILTGIAGNVSMRTGQAVQIENLLKFPSRA; this is encoded by the coding sequence ATGATATTGGCAGTTAAAAAACGTTATGCACATGTCGGTACAGGAGGACGGGCATCCTTCTTCTATGAAGCGATCGTGGGCAGTTATCAGGACAGCGCTGAGCTGGTCGCCTTTTGCGATTCGAATCAGACCCGCATGAATTATGCGAACAACCGGCTCGCTGAGAAGTTCCCGCATTATCGCCCCATTCCTACCTACAAAGCCGCTGATTTTGATGAAATGATTCGCACGGAGAAACCGGATGTGGTCATCGTAACGACCATTGACCGTACTCATCATCATTATATTATTCGGGCAATGGAGCTCGGCTGTGACGTCATTACCGAGAAACCGATGACCGTGGACGAGGATAAATGCCAGCAGATCATCGACACCGTTGAACGGACCGGACAGAAGGTACGCGTGACCTTTAACTACCGCTATTCTCCTCATGCGACCAAGGTAAGGGAATTGATTCGGGATGGGGTCATCGGCGATGTGCTGCACGTCAATTTTGAGTGGCTGCTGGATACGAGACACGGAGCGGACTATTTCCGGCGCTGGCACCGGGATAAACGCAACAGCGGCGGGCTGCTCGTGCACAAATCGACACACCACTTCGATCTGGTTAACTTCTGGTTGAACTCCGAACCGAAGACGGTCTTTGCCATGGGAGATCTATTATTCTATGGAAAGGAAAATGCCGAAAAGAGAGGCGTAAACTCCTTCTATCAGCGTGCATACGGCAATCCGGCAGCCAAGGAGGATCCTTTTGCTCTGGACCTTGAGAAATCTCCTTCATTAAAAGGACTGTACCTGGACGCTGAGCACGAGGACGGCTACCAACGGGATCAAAGTGTGTTTGGGGAGGGTATTTCGATTGAAGACACGATGAACGTGCTTGTCAGATACAAAAATAACGCGATGCTCAATTACTCCCTTCATGCTTATGCCCCATGGGAAGGCCATATGGTATCCTTCAATGGAACCAAAGGACGCATTCAGATGCGGATTGGTGAAAAATCATATGTTAATTCCGGCGGCAAACAGACCGATGAAGGAGCAACAAGGCTCAGACAGATTCTCGTTCAGCCGATGTGGGAGGATGCTTATGAGGTTCAGCTGGAAAATAAAGCCGGTGGTCATGGCGGAGCGGACCCCATTCTGCTGGAAGACTTGTTCGGCACACCACCGGAGGATCCATTCCACCGTTCCGCATCCCATCTGGACGGAGCCATGTCCATTCTCACTGGTATAGCGGGCAACGTTTCGATGAGAACCGGGCAGGCTGTTCAGATTGAGAACTTATTAAAGTTCCCTTCCAGAGCTTAA